In Drosophila simulans strain w501 chromosome X, Prin_Dsim_3.1, whole genome shotgun sequence, one DNA window encodes the following:
- the LOC6725055 gene encoding vesicle-associated membrane protein-associated protein B/C has product MSKSLFDLPLTIDPEHELRFVGPFTRPVVRIMTLRNNSALPLVFKIKTTAPKHYCVRPNIGKITPFRSTQVEICLQPFVYDQQEKNKHKFMVQSVLAPLDADLNDLNKLWKELEPEQLMDAKLKCVFEMPSAEANAENTSGGGAVGGGTGAAGGGSAGANTSSASAEALESKLKLSIEDKLKPSNLLDTSESLEALSGEINALRECNSELRRENLHLKDQITRYRSSPAVKQVNEPYAPVLAEKQIPVFYIAVAIAAAIVSLLLGKFFL; this is encoded by the exons ATGAGCAAATCACTCTTTGATCTTCCGTTGACCATTGACCCAGAACATGAGTTGCGTTTTGTAG GTCCCTTCACCCGACCCGTCGTCAGAATCATGACTCTGCGCAACAACTCGGCTCTGCCTCTGGTCTTCAAGATCAAGACAACCGCCCCGAAACACTACTGTGTACGTCCAAACATCGGCAAGATAACTCCCTTTCGATCGACCCAGGTGGAGA TCTGCCTCCAGCCATTCGTCTACGATCAGCAGGAGAAGAACAAGCACAAGTTCATGGTGCAGAGCGTTCTGGCACCCTTGGATGCTGATCTAaacgatttaaataaattg TGGAAGGAGCTGGAGCCCGAGCAGCTGATGGACGCCAAACTGAAGTGCGTTTTCGAGATGCCCAGCGCTGAGGCAAATGCTGAAAACACCAGCGGTGGTGGTGCCGTCGGCGGCGGAACCGGAGCTGCCGGAGGCGGAAGCGCGGGTGCCAATACTAGTTCAGCCAGCGCCGAGGCGCTCGAGAGCAAGCTGAAGCTCTCCATCGAGGATAAG TTAAAGCCATCCAATTTGCTCGATACGTCTGAGAGTCTGGAGGCGCTGTCCGGAGAGATCAATGCGCTGCGTGAATGCAACAGTGAATTGCGAAGAGAGAATCTTCACTTGAAG GATCAAATCACACGTTACCGGAGCTCGCCGGCCGTCAAACAGGTGAATGAGCCCTATGCCCCAGTCCTGGCTGAGAAGCAGATTCCGGTCTTTTACATTGCAGTTGCCATTGCTGCGGCCATCGTTAGCCTCCTGCTGGGCAAATTCTTTCTCTGA